The Sphingobium aromaticiconvertens genome has a segment encoding these proteins:
- a CDS encoding dihydroorotase — protein sequence MPQTFDLILKNGTVHTPGGSESVNVGVRGGKIVAIGTNLGDAGEVIDCTGLDVLPGVIDSQVHFREPGLEYKEDLESGSRAAVLGGVTAVFEMPNTNPNTDSAERIADKLARAHHRMWCDHAFYVGATADNAEQLAELERTPGTAGVKIFMGASTGSLLVDDDNALSRVLASGTRRVAIHAEDETRMNARKDFRVEGDPSSHPVWRDDESAMIATKRIIALARKAGRRIHILHVTTPTELEYIAQHKDIATCEVTPQHLTMAAEDAYPRLGTYAQMNPPIRSAAHRDGLWRWLNQGVPDVLGSDHAPHTIEEKAKVYPASPSGMPGVQTLVPLLLNHVAQGRLTLRRFIELTSSGPQRVFGLVGKGRIALGYDADFTIVDLKKRWTVGSEWLASRCAWSPFEGDRLTGKATGTIIRGNRVMWEDTLANQAIGEPVRFEATAFG from the coding sequence ATGCCCCAGACATTCGACCTGATCCTCAAGAACGGCACCGTCCACACCCCCGGCGGCAGCGAATCGGTGAATGTCGGCGTGCGAGGCGGCAAGATCGTCGCCATCGGTACAAATCTGGGCGATGCGGGCGAGGTGATCGACTGCACCGGCCTGGATGTCCTGCCCGGCGTGATCGACAGCCAGGTCCATTTTCGCGAGCCGGGGCTGGAATATAAGGAAGACTTGGAATCGGGCAGCCGCGCTGCGGTGCTGGGCGGCGTCACTGCTGTCTTTGAGATGCCCAATACCAATCCCAATACCGACAGCGCCGAGCGGATCGCCGACAAACTGGCTCGCGCCCATCATCGCATGTGGTGCGACCATGCCTTCTATGTCGGCGCGACGGCTGACAATGCGGAGCAGCTTGCCGAACTGGAACGGACGCCCGGCACGGCGGGGGTGAAGATCTTTATGGGCGCCTCCACCGGCAGCTTGCTGGTCGACGACGACAACGCCCTGTCCCGCGTGCTGGCCAGCGGCACCCGCCGCGTCGCCATCCATGCCGAGGACGAAACGCGAATGAATGCGCGCAAGGATTTTCGGGTCGAGGGCGATCCATCCTCGCACCCGGTCTGGCGCGACGATGAAAGCGCGATGATCGCGACGAAGCGGATCATCGCACTCGCGCGCAAGGCAGGACGGCGCATCCACATCCTTCATGTCACGACTCCGACCGAGCTGGAATATATCGCCCAGCACAAGGATATCGCCACCTGTGAGGTGACGCCCCAGCATCTGACGATGGCGGCGGAGGACGCCTATCCGCGCCTTGGCACCTATGCCCAGATGAACCCGCCGATCCGCAGCGCAGCGCATCGCGACGGCCTGTGGCGCTGGCTGAACCAGGGCGTGCCCGACGTGCTGGGCAGCGATCACGCCCCCCATACCATCGAGGAAAAAGCGAAAGTCTATCCCGCCAGCCCCAGCGGTATGCCGGGCGTTCAGACGTTGGTGCCGCTGCTGCTTAATCATGTCGCACAAGGCCGCCTGACCCTGCGCCGCTTCATCGAACTCACCTCATCCGGGCCGCAGCGCGTGTTCGGGCTGGTGGGGAAGGGGCGCATCGCGCTCGGCTATGACGCCGACTTCACTATTGTCGACCTGAAGAAGCGCTGGACCGTGGGCAGCGAATGGCTCGCCTCGCGCTGCGCCTGGTCGCCGTTTGAGGGGGACAGGCTGACCGGCAAGGCCACCGGCACGATCATCCGGGGCAATCGCGTCATGTGGGAAGACACGCTCGCCAACCAGGCGATCGGCGAGCCGGTGCGTTTCGAGGCGACGGCGTTCGGGTGA
- a CDS encoding glutaminyl-peptide cyclotransferase has translation MKRLIGAALAALLVTVPAFADTPWTLVKTYPHDAMAFTEGLFFHDGALYESTGLEGQSDIRKVRLKDGKVEQRRTLDSSYFGEGIVNWKDRIVSLTWRHRKGFIWSLADFAPVGDFRYEGEGWGLTQDGRHIIMSNGTPQIRFLDPETLTETRRITVTWNGRAVDRINELEWVKGEIFANIWYDTKIARIDPRSGGVIDWIDIAPLLKASGAKDSEAVANGIAYDAAKDRLFVTGKNWPKLFEIKLKQ, from the coding sequence ATGAAGCGACTGATCGGGGCAGCGCTGGCCGCGCTTCTCGTCACCGTACCTGCCTTTGCCGACACACCGTGGACGCTGGTAAAAACTTATCCGCACGACGCGATGGCCTTCACCGAAGGCCTCTTCTTCCATGACGGCGCGCTCTATGAAAGCACGGGACTGGAGGGCCAGTCCGACATTCGCAAGGTCCGGCTGAAGGACGGAAAGGTCGAGCAGCGGCGCACGCTCGACTCCTCTTATTTCGGCGAAGGGATCGTCAACTGGAAGGACCGGATCGTCAGCCTGACCTGGCGGCATCGCAAGGGTTTTATCTGGTCCCTCGCGGATTTCGCCCCCGTCGGTGACTTTCGCTATGAGGGGGAAGGCTGGGGCCTGACGCAGGATGGTCGACACATCATCATGAGTAATGGCACACCGCAAATCCGCTTCCTGGACCCGGAAACGCTGACCGAGACACGCCGCATCACCGTCACCTGGAACGGCCGCGCCGTCGACCGGATCAACGAGCTGGAATGGGTGAAAGGCGAGATATTCGCCAATATCTGGTACGATACGAAGATCGCCCGGATCGATCCCCGATCAGGCGGCGTGATCGACTGGATCGACATCGCGCCGTTGCTGAAGGCCAGCGGGGCCAAGGACAGCGAGGCCGTCGCCAACGGCATCGCCTATGATGCAGCGAAGGACCGACTGTTCGTAACGGGGAAAAACTGGCCCAAACTGTTCGAGATCAAGCTGAAACAGTAA
- a CDS encoding TonB-dependent receptor, with the protein MYVRSSILLATTALAVANVPVLAQLEPTAGEADGIIVTAARTILPANALPLTIDVIDQETLNQQVAIGGSIVDAVSALTPSFSPTRQKLSGAGETLRGRSPLYAINGIPQTAALRDGARDGFTIDPFFIDRVELIYGSNALQGIGGTGGIVNQVTVAPAQSDGLSGRLLVQGNSDTGFRSDGMGGKVAGLIAWKAGPWDAMVGGAYEKRGAFYDGHGDRVGTDLTQGETQDSRSWSLFGRFGYALSDTARLDLTMSRFQLKGEGDYVAANGDYRIDRPTTSVHGTPPGVPATNRTESAALTLTDNNFWGGNFIAQIFFNRSRDTYGGEIAPIVSFQDPTIAPVGTLFDQSQNRSRKYGGKISYERAMPGLEALTAAIGFDALYDLTEQRLIATGRTWVPPTDYRSLAPFAQFNLALFDKKLRFAGGVRYEDVRIHIDDYHSLWTYGGGFDVAGGTPTFNATLFNGGVILEPWAGIRAYASYAEGYTVPDVGRIARAVGQAGIDIDDYANISPIVSNNREVGVEVKRGPFDASAAYFWSTSKKGSLLVQTAIGAPFEVQRQRVEIQGLELNLSAKTPVPGLTLSTGFAHLIGRTDGSDNDIDKVDRDLDGANISPDRLNVAATYAQGPLSARVQTQFFLSRQYERTPGAYPPLYRFDGYDVTDLSLRYQTGFGAITLAAQNIFDTFYIDYYSQTVRPNDNAHYFAGRGRNFTLSWDYRF; encoded by the coding sequence ATGTACGTCCGCTCGTCTATCCTGCTCGCCACCACGGCTCTTGCCGTTGCCAATGTGCCGGTACTGGCGCAACTGGAGCCGACAGCCGGGGAGGCGGACGGGATAATCGTCACCGCCGCACGGACAATCCTGCCAGCCAATGCCCTGCCACTGACGATCGACGTCATCGACCAGGAGACGCTAAACCAGCAGGTCGCGATCGGCGGATCGATCGTCGATGCCGTGTCGGCGCTCACGCCTTCCTTCTCGCCCACGAGGCAGAAGCTATCCGGCGCGGGCGAGACGCTCCGGGGACGATCCCCACTCTATGCGATCAACGGTATCCCGCAGACCGCCGCGCTGCGCGATGGCGCCCGCGACGGTTTCACCATCGACCCCTTCTTCATCGATCGGGTCGAACTGATCTACGGTTCCAATGCATTGCAGGGGATCGGCGGCACCGGCGGCATCGTCAATCAGGTAACGGTCGCGCCGGCCCAGAGCGATGGCCTGTCGGGCCGGCTATTGGTGCAGGGCAATAGCGACACCGGGTTCCGCAGCGACGGAATGGGCGGTAAGGTCGCTGGCCTGATCGCCTGGAAGGCAGGGCCTTGGGACGCGATGGTGGGCGGAGCCTATGAAAAGCGCGGCGCCTTCTACGATGGCCATGGCGATCGCGTCGGCACCGATTTGACCCAGGGCGAGACGCAGGATAGCCGCAGTTGGTCGCTGTTCGGTCGCTTCGGCTACGCATTGAGCGATACCGCCCGGCTGGACCTCACCATGAGCCGCTTTCAACTGAAGGGCGAAGGCGACTATGTCGCGGCCAATGGCGATTATCGCATCGACCGGCCGACGACCTCGGTGCATGGTACGCCCCCCGGCGTTCCCGCGACCAACCGCACCGAAAGCGCGGCGCTGACGCTGACCGACAACAATTTTTGGGGCGGCAATTTCATCGCCCAGATCTTCTTCAACCGGTCACGCGACACCTATGGCGGCGAGATCGCGCCGATCGTCAGCTTTCAGGACCCCACCATTGCGCCGGTCGGCACGCTGTTCGACCAGTCGCAGAATCGCAGTCGCAAATATGGCGGCAAAATCAGCTATGAACGGGCCATGCCGGGCCTCGAAGCGCTCACCGCCGCGATCGGCTTCGACGCGCTCTATGACCTTACCGAACAGCGGCTGATCGCCACTGGCCGGACCTGGGTGCCGCCGACGGACTATCGCAGCCTGGCGCCATTCGCCCAGTTCAACCTGGCGCTGTTCGACAAGAAGCTGCGGTTCGCGGGCGGCGTGCGCTATGAGGATGTCCGCATCCATATCGACGACTATCATAGTCTATGGACCTATGGCGGCGGCTTCGACGTGGCTGGCGGCACGCCGACCTTCAACGCCACCTTGTTCAACGGCGGCGTCATCCTGGAACCGTGGGCGGGCATCCGCGCCTATGCCAGCTATGCGGAAGGCTATACCGTGCCCGATGTCGGCCGCATCGCGCGCGCCGTGGGACAGGCGGGCATCGACATTGACGATTATGCCAACATCAGCCCGATCGTCTCCAACAACCGCGAAGTCGGAGTCGAGGTCAAGCGGGGACCGTTCGACGCCAGTGCCGCCTATTTCTGGTCGACCAGCAAGAAGGGGTCGCTGCTGGTCCAGACCGCGATCGGCGCGCCGTTCGAGGTGCAGCGCCAACGCGTGGAAATCCAGGGGCTGGAACTCAACCTGTCGGCCAAAACGCCCGTGCCGGGGCTGACTCTATCCACGGGCTTCGCCCATCTGATCGGTCGCACGGACGGGTCGGATAACGACATCGACAAGGTGGACCGCGACCTCGATGGCGCGAACATCTCGCCCGATCGTCTGAACGTCGCCGCTACCTATGCGCAGGGGCCGCTGTCGGCGCGCGTCCAGACACAATTTTTCCTGTCGCGCCAGTATGAACGGACGCCGGGCGCCTATCCGCCACTCTATCGCTTCGACGGCTATGACGTGACCGACCTGTCGCTGCGCTATCAGACGGGCTTCGGCGCGATCACGCTGGCGGCGCAAAACATCTTCGACACCTTCTATATCGACTATTACAGCCAGACGGTGCGCCCCAACGACAATGCCCATTATTTCGCCGGGCGCGGACGTAATTTCACCTTGTCATGGGACTATCGTTTCTAG
- a CDS encoding folate-binding protein: protein MTGTTLRDRAILRISGEDARSFLQGLITRDVLTLAQGAPRWSGLLTAQGKALFDFILWGDGDDVLIDCEATQADALAKRLALYRLRRKVVIAREDALAVHWAAEAGDKPLDPRLPALGHRWIAPADDGDASAAFRAHRLALGVFEGVEELGQDQTLWLESNAEELHGVDYDKGCYVGQENTARMHYRAKVNRRLVAVPLSEAQEKRQRAALPDMGLSIELRRVEDLDPAALPSWLADAIVGTVDE from the coding sequence ATGACCGGCACCACCCTTCGCGATCGCGCGATCCTTCGTATTTCGGGCGAGGATGCCCGTTCCTTCCTTCAAGGCCTCATCACGCGCGATGTCCTGACGCTGGCCCAGGGCGCGCCGCGCTGGTCGGGGTTGCTGACGGCGCAGGGCAAGGCGCTGTTCGATTTCATCCTGTGGGGTGATGGCGACGATGTGCTGATCGACTGCGAAGCGACGCAGGCCGATGCGCTGGCGAAGCGACTCGCGCTCTACCGCCTCAGGCGCAAGGTAGTGATCGCCCGTGAGGATGCGCTAGCCGTCCATTGGGCCGCCGAGGCCGGGGACAAGCCGCTGGACCCCCGTTTACCTGCGCTGGGGCATCGCTGGATCGCGCCTGCGGACGATGGCGATGCATCGGCGGCGTTTCGCGCGCACCGGCTGGCGCTAGGGGTGTTCGAGGGGGTCGAGGAACTGGGGCAGGACCAGACGCTGTGGCTGGAGAGCAACGCGGAGGAACTGCATGGCGTCGATTATGACAAGGGCTGCTATGTCGGGCAGGAGAATACCGCGCGGATGCACTATCGCGCCAAGGTGAACCGGCGGCTGGTCGCGGTGCCCCTGAGCGAGGCGCAGGAGAAGCGACAGCGAGCGGCCCTGCCCGACATGGGGCTGTCGATCGAATTGCGACGCGTCGAGGATCTGGACCCGGCTGCCCTGCCCTCCTGGCTGGCGGACGCGATTGTCGGGACGGTCGACGAATGA